A genomic segment from Diceros bicornis minor isolate mBicDic1 chromosome 5, mDicBic1.mat.cur, whole genome shotgun sequence encodes:
- the LOC131405905 gene encoding olfactory receptor 4N2, translating into MESENSTVVAEFILLGLTQSQDIQLMVFVLVLIFYLIILPGNFLIILTIRSDPGLTAPLYFFLGNLAFLDASYSFIVAPRMLVDFLSEKKVISYRGCITQLFFLHFLGGGEALLLVVMAFDRYMAICRPLHYSTVMNPRACYALMLALWLGGFVHSIIQVALILHLPFCGPNRLDNFFCDVPQVIKLACADTFVVELLMVFNSGLMTLLCFLGLLASYAVILCRVRGSSSEGKSKAMSTCTTHIIVIFLMFGPGIFIYTRPFRAFPADKVVSLFHTVIFPLLNPVIYTLRNQEVKSSVRRLFNQHIA; encoded by the coding sequence atggagagtgagaacAGTACAGTGGTGGCAGAATTCATCCTCCTTGGTCTGACCCAGTCTCAAGATATTCAGCTCATGGTCTTTGTGCTAGTTTTAATTTTCTACCTCATCATCCTCCCTGGAAATTTCCTCATCATCCTCACCATCAGATCAGACCCTGGTCTCACAGCCCCCCTCTACTTCTTTCTGGGCAACTTGGCCTTCCTGGATGCATCCTACTCCTTCATTGTAGCTCCCAGGATGCTAGTGGACTTCCTCTCTGAGAAGAAGGTGATCTCCTACAGAGGCTGCATCACTCAGCTCTTTTTCTTGCACTTCCTTGGAGGAGGGGAGGCGTTACTCCTTGTTGTGATGGCCTTTGACCGCTACATGGCCATCTGTCGGCCTTTGCACTATTCAACTGTCATGAACCCTAGAGCCTGCTATGCCTTGATGTTGGCTCTGTGGCTTGGAGGCTTTGTCCACTCAATTATCCAGGTGGCCCTCATCCTCCACTTGCCCTTCTGTGGCCCAAACCGACTGGATAACTTCTTCTGTGATGTGCCTCAGGTCATCAAGCTGGCCTGCGCAGACACCTTTGTGGTGGAGCTCCTGATGGTCTTCAACAGTGGTCTGATGACGCTCCTGTGCTTCCTAGGGCTTCTGGCCTCCTATGCTGTCATCCTCTGCCGTGTACGTGGGTCCTCCTCAGAGGGGAAGAGCAAGGCCATGTCCACATGCACCACTCACATCATTGTTATATTTCTCATGTTTGGGCCTGGCATCTTTATCTACACTCGCCCCTTCAGAGCCTTCCCAGCTGACAAGGTGGTTTCTCTCTTTCACACTGTGATCTTTCCTTTGTTGAACCCTGTGATTTATACCCTTCGTAACCAGGAAGTGAAATCTTCCGTGAGGAGGTTGTTTAATCAGCACATAGCTtaa
- the LOC131405901 gene encoding olfactory receptor 4Q3-like gives MKKDNDSKATEFALLGLSSSWELQLFLFLIFLLFYMAIVLGNLLIMVTVQADARLLQSPMYYFLGHLSFIDLCLSCVTVPKMLEDFLQQRKIISFSGCLAQIYFLHFLGSSEMFLLTVRAYDRYVAICSPLHYLIVMNRQLCLQLVFACWCGGFIHSITQVALVIQLPFSCPNELDNFYCDVPEVMKLACMDTYMVEVLMVSNSGLLSLICFLVLLFSYAVILITLRTRFHEGQSKALSTCASHLTVVSLIFVPCVFIYLRPFCSFSVDKVFSIFYTVITPMLNPLICTLRNADMKTAMKKLRKKHVASFCHVKG, from the coding sequence ATGAAAAAAGACAATGATTCTAAGGCGACAGAATTTGCTCTTCTGGGCCTGTCATCCTCCTGGGAACTGCAGCTATTTCTCTtcttaatatttttgttgttttacatGGCTATTGTCCTGGGAAACCTCTTGATAATGGTAACAGTGCAAGCTGATGCCCGCCTGCTCCAATCCCCTATGTACTATTTTTTGGGCCATCTGTCCTTCATTGACCTGTGCCTGAGCTGTGTTACTGTGCCCAAGATGTTAGAGGATTTTCTACAGCAGAGAAAGATCATCTCTTTTTCAGGATGCCTGGCCCAGATCTACTTCCTGCACTTCCTGGGATCCAGTGAGATGTTTCTGCTGACAGTCAGGGCCTACGATAGATATGTTGCCATATGTAGTCCTTTGCATTACCTGATAGTCATGAACCGCCAGCTATGCCTTCAATTGGTTTTTGCCTGCTGGTGTGGGGGTTTCATCCACTCTATCACACAGGTTGCACTGGTCATCCAGCTGCCCTTCTCTTGCCCCAATGAACTGGACAATTTCTATTGTGATGTCCCAGAGGTCATGAAGCTAGCCTGCATGGACACATACATGGTAGAGGTGCTGATGGTCTCAAACAGTGGTCTGCTATCTCTTATCTGCTTCTTGGTCTTGCTATTCTCTTATGCTGTCATCCTGATCACCCTGAGAACTCGCTTCCACGAGGGCCAGAGCAAGGCACTCTCTACCTGTGCCTCCCACCTAACAGTGGTCAGCCTGATCTTTGTGCCGTGTGTATTCATCTACCTGAGGCCTTTCTGCAGCTTCTCTGTGGATAAGGTATTCTCCATCTTTTACACAGTGATCACACCTATGTTGAACCCCCTCATCTGCACACTCAGAAATGCTGATATGAAGACAGCCATGAAGAAGCTGAGAAAAAAGCATGTGGCCTCTTTCTGCCATGTTAAAGGATGA